The Calothrix sp. PCC 7507 DNA segment CACGCTCACCAATACAATCAGTTGAAAAATTATCTCCGTGCATTTTCTCATTTTGAATTGGATATTGGAGATTACGAACTTGCTTCTGAGTTTTACAATACTTGCCGCAGCAATGGTGTTCAAGGTGCAAGTACAGATTTTATCATTTGCGCTGTAGCAGTTCATCGAAATCACAGCATTTTGACTACAGATAAAGATTTTGATAATTTCAGTCAGTATATTCCCATAACGTTACTTCAATGCTAGCGATTATTTGTCCTGGCGATCGCGTTCATCAAGTGCTTTATTGATCGCATCCCTACAAAATTCGGCTTTCTCATCACCTAGCTGCTGTAGGCGATCGTGAGTTGATTCAGTAATCCGAACAGTTACGGTTTTGGTTAATGACTCATCCCTATCAGACTTGAATTTATGAGGCTCTAGATTTTCGGGGTGCCCTTTAGGGTTTGGCATTGTAAAGAACTATGTACAAAGCTTGAACTCCTCGTACACGAGCAGTTATTAGTTATATCGGTGGTTAAAACTTTGGACGGCAATAACCACCGAAACCCCGATTAGGAGGCACTTATATGTTTACACGCAACGAGTTGACAAGCAAGTCTCTTGAAGAATTGCAACAGTTATCCAAAAATTTAGGCGTTGAGCCAATAGGCAACCCCACTTATCCTGGTAGCTGGATAGTCCCACTTTTAGCTGTAACCCAAATGGCTATGCAGGATTGTGATCTG contains these protein-coding regions:
- a CDS encoding PIN domain-containing protein → MKVIVDTSVWSLALRRNDKADDSPHTTLFRELITDGRVVLLGSVRQEILSGIRHAHQYNQLKNYLRAFSHFELDIGDYELASEFYNTCRSNGVQGASTDFIICAVAVHRNHSILTTDKDFDNFSQYIPITLLQC